A region from the Dendropsophus ebraccatus isolate aDenEbr1 chromosome 1, aDenEbr1.pat, whole genome shotgun sequence genome encodes:
- the MLC1 gene encoding membrane protein MLC1 — protein sequence MTKEESYNEEYGYDRMATLDLGMQEGRKYNTDLQSSEEIHPCVKYKTWMFSLLIGSCLLATSGFSLYLGNIFSSEMDYLRCAAGSCLPSAVVNFAVLKNKDNVISHYQILFVSTFSITTTCLIWFGCKLAINPTAININFNLILLILMEIFMATTVIVSARSSVDCCPVKKGAVCGSSSNLRSVKFPTRTIKTYSIVEVVVGISAVFGGVIALHIDAIMSSPYLYVSIFWVLAACFPSAITSHVAAEYPSKCLVEVLIATTSVTSPVLFTTSAYLSVNIVKTIDFFKTYPPAVSHFHEVLLLLLMLILLIQAVLTNVTVIQCVHYKSQMRLQDSLWNVSLMDKSDYRTNDISRNSLRDFDKEKAWKAVMVQMSE from the exons ATGACCAAAGAAGAAAGCTACAATGAAGAGTATGGTTATGATCGGATGGCTACTTTAGATCTCGGGATGCAAGAAGGAAGAAAGTACAATACAGATCTACAATCATCAGAGGAGATACATCCATGTGTAAAGTATAAGACCTGGATGTTTTCTCTCTTGATTGGG agtTGTCTTCTTGCTACATCAGGATTTTCACTTTACCTAGGAAATATATTTTCTTCAGAAATGGACTACCTGAGATGTGCAGCAGGGTCT TGTCTGCCTTCTGCCGTTGTAAATTTTGCAGTGTTGAAGAACAAAGACAACGTT ATTTCACATTATCAGATTTTATTTGTATCCACGTTTTCAATTACTACCACCTGTCTTATATGGTTTGGATGTAAACTGGCAATTAATCCAACAGCAATAAAT ATAAACTTTAATTTGATTCTGCTTATTCTCATGGAAATTTTTATGGCAACAACAGTAATTGTTTCTGCAAGATCAAGTGTAGACTGTTGCCCAGTGAAAAAA ggtgctgtctgtggaagttCAAGCAATTTACGTAGTGTCAAGTTCCCTACTCGAACAATCAAGACCTACTCT atagttGAGGTGGTTGTTGGAATTTCTGCTGTGTTCGGAGGTGTTATTGCATTACACATTGATGCCATAATGTCTAGTCCTTATTTATATGTTTCAATCTTTTGGGTGCTAGCAGCT TGTTTTCCTAGTGCTATTACCAGTCATGTTGCAGCAGAGTATCCAAGTAAATGTTTG GTGGAAGTTTTGATTGCTACTACCAGCGTTACATCACCAGTATTATTTACTACATCTGCCTATCTATCTGTCAACATTGTGAAgacaatagatttttttaaaacctaCCCGcctgctgtttct CATTTTCATGAGGTTTTGCTCTTACTCCTGATGCTGATCCTTCTGATACAAGCTGTGCTCACAAATGTCACCGTCATCCAATGTGTACACTACAAATCCCAAATGAGATTGCAGGATTCATTGTGGAATGTGTCACTCATGGACAAGTCTGATTACAGGACTAATGAT